The Persephonella sp. IF05-L8 genome contains a region encoding:
- a CDS encoding bifunctional nuclease family protein produces the protein MIQVRVRNIGLDALTGAPIVMLENIENTDEIYPIWIGVSEAEGIIIKQSGVETPRPLTYDLMKNIIETLGGQVKYVAVVDKKDNAYIAEIVIDKDGEELHIDARPSDAINIALRFDAPIYLEENVVQKVSLKEIQEAIQKAEAKEKAETEKEAQEVKETVTEVVEEPEVDEELEQFRKMLENIKPEDFAIKPEDKKDKN, from the coding sequence ATGATACAGGTAAGAGTTAGAAATATAGGATTAGATGCTTTGACAGGCGCTCCTATAGTAATGCTTGAGAATATAGAAAATACAGATGAGATATATCCTATCTGGATTGGTGTATCTGAAGCTGAAGGAATTATTATCAAACAAAGTGGTGTTGAAACTCCAAGACCATTAACCTATGACCTCATGAAAAATATAATTGAGACATTAGGTGGTCAGGTTAAGTATGTGGCTGTAGTAGATAAGAAAGACAATGCATACATTGCCGAAATTGTGATTGATAAAGATGGAGAAGAACTCCATATTGACGCAAGACCAAGCGATGCCATTAATATTGCTTTGAGATTTGATGCACCTATATATCTGGAAGAAAATGTGGTTCAAAAAGTAAGTCTTAAAGAAATTCAAGAAGCCATCCAAAAAGCTGAAGCAAAAGAAAAAGCTGAAACTGAAAAAGAAGCTCAGGAAGTTAAAGAAACCGTAACAGAGGTTGTAGAAGAGCCTGAGGTTGATGAGGAGTTAGAGCAATTCAGAAAAATGTTAGAGAATATCAAACCTGAGGATTTTGCAATAAAACCTGAAGATAAAAAAGATAAAAACTAA
- a CDS encoding aspartate-semialdehyde dehydrogenase: protein MKNYNIAILGATGAVGQTMLRVLEERNFPVDEIRLLASERSAGKELEYMGLKYKVEPVTPEAFEGIDIALFSAGGSRSKQWAPIAVEKGAVVIDNSSAFRMDDDVPLVVPEVNPEDVKWHKGIIANPNCSTIQMVVALNPIHRAKKIKRVIVATYQAVSGAGATAIKDLEEETRAYFEGKFYYPEALPNHIAFNVIPHIDVFLDNDYTKEEMKMFNETRKIMHAPDIKVSATCARVPVFYGHSEAVTIETEEPITPEEARELLKNAPGVIVEDDPKNNMYPMPIEVAGKDEVFVGRIRKDLAFDNGLSMWVVADNLRKGAATNAVQIAELLVEYGLV, encoded by the coding sequence ATGAAAAATTATAACATTGCTATACTTGGAGCGACAGGTGCAGTTGGACAAACAATGCTGAGAGTGTTAGAAGAAAGAAACTTTCCGGTTGATGAGATTAGACTTCTTGCATCAGAAAGGTCAGCAGGCAAAGAACTGGAATATATGGGACTTAAATATAAAGTTGAGCCGGTAACACCTGAAGCATTTGAAGGTATAGATATAGCCCTTTTTTCTGCAGGTGGTTCAAGAAGTAAACAATGGGCTCCAATTGCTGTAGAAAAAGGGGCTGTTGTTATAGATAACAGCTCGGCTTTTAGAATGGATGATGATGTTCCACTGGTGGTTCCTGAGGTAAATCCTGAAGATGTCAAATGGCACAAAGGAATAATCGCAAATCCAAACTGCTCAACAATACAGATGGTTGTAGCCCTTAATCCGATACATAGAGCTAAAAAAATAAAAAGGGTTATAGTTGCCACATATCAGGCTGTATCAGGTGCAGGAGCTACAGCAATAAAGGATTTAGAAGAAGAAACAAGAGCATACTTTGAAGGTAAGTTTTATTACCCAGAGGCTCTACCAAACCATATAGCCTTTAATGTTATCCCACATATAGATGTATTTTTAGACAATGACTACACAAAAGAAGAGATGAAAATGTTCAATGAAACAAGAAAAATAATGCATGCCCCGGATATAAAAGTTTCTGCAACCTGTGCCAGAGTTCCTGTTTTTTATGGTCATAGTGAGGCCGTAACAATAGAAACAGAAGAACCTATAACTCCTGAAGAGGCAAGAGAACTTCTGAAAAATGCACCGGGGGTGATAGTTGAGGATGACCCTAAAAACAATATGTATCCAATGCCAATAGAAGTGGCAGGCAAAGACGAAGTTTTTGTCGGTAGAATTAGAAAAGACCTTGCTTTTGATAACGGTCTTTCAATGTGGGTAGTTGCTGATAATCTTAGAAAAGGTGCTGCCACAAATGCAGTTCAGATTGCTGAATTACTTGTTGAGTATGGATTAGTATAA
- a CDS encoding DUF2203 domain-containing protein encodes MRYFTVKEANSILPQIKLLVDEIKEKREKLYKSIDSYEEELEGNNDELEIMFLKTEINEANEEINELIEIIESFGAVVKGIDPFLVDFPALYKGEEIYLCWQEGEDKIEYWHKVSEGFAGRKHVSLLQEQPEEKNRTGI; translated from the coding sequence ATGAGATACTTTACAGTTAAAGAAGCAAATAGCATTTTGCCTCAGATAAAACTGCTTGTAGATGAGATTAAAGAAAAAAGAGAAAAATTATACAAAAGTATAGATAGCTATGAAGAGGAACTGGAAGGAAACAATGACGAACTGGAAATAATGTTCCTCAAGACTGAAATAAATGAAGCCAATGAAGAGATTAATGAACTTATAGAAATAATAGAAAGTTTCGGGGCAGTTGTTAAAGGAATAGACCCGTTCTTAGTTGATTTTCCTGCTTTATACAAAGGAGAAGAAATATATCTTTGCTGGCAGGAAGGGGAGGATAAAATAGAATACTGGCATAAAGTATCAGAAGGCTTTGCCGGTAGAAAACATGTTTCTTTGCTACAGGAACAACCTGAAGAAAAAAATAGAACAGGAATTTAA
- the purT gene encoding formate-dependent phosphoribosylglycinamide formyltransferase translates to MIIGTPLSHNATKILLLGSGELGKEFAIEALRLGIEVIAVDSYEYAPAQQVAQRYYVIDMKNGDQIKNIVYREKPDFIVPEIEAIDTLTLLELEKEGYTVIPSAKATNYTMNRIGIRRLAAEEVGLKTSQYRFASDIDTYKKAIKEIGLPAVVKPVMSSSGKGQSIVKEESQIEKAWYYAQENARGKGGEVIIEEFIDFDFEITLLTVRTKNQGTLFCEPIGHIQVEGDYHESWQPQPMSPVALEKAKEIAKKITDALGGYGIFGCELFVKGDEVWFNEISPRPHDTGMVTMISQNMSEFEIHLRAILGLPIDIKMVVPAGASYCFHASDWGVAPVYEGLEKALSIPDTKIRIFGKPTTRPKRRMGVALAIGNTIEEARERAKAAAQHMRVVL, encoded by the coding sequence ATGATTATAGGAACTCCTTTATCCCATAATGCAACAAAAATTCTTTTACTGGGTAGTGGAGAACTGGGAAAAGAATTCGCCATAGAAGCCCTTAGACTTGGAATAGAAGTTATAGCCGTTGATAGTTATGAATATGCACCTGCCCAGCAGGTAGCCCAGAGATACTATGTGATAGACATGAAAAATGGTGACCAGATAAAAAATATAGTCTACAGGGAAAAACCAGATTTTATAGTGCCTGAAATAGAAGCAATAGACACATTAACACTGCTTGAACTGGAAAAAGAAGGATATACAGTTATTCCCTCTGCAAAAGCTACAAACTACACGATGAACAGAATAGGCATCAGAAGACTTGCTGCTGAAGAGGTGGGACTAAAAACATCCCAGTATAGATTTGCCTCAGATATTGATACATATAAAAAAGCCATTAAAGAAATAGGGCTTCCGGCAGTAGTCAAACCTGTTATGAGTTCCTCTGGGAAAGGTCAGAGTATAGTAAAAGAAGAAAGTCAAATAGAAAAAGCATGGTATTATGCACAGGAAAATGCACGGGGTAAAGGTGGAGAGGTAATTATTGAGGAGTTTATAGATTTTGATTTTGAAATCACACTGCTTACAGTTAGAACAAAAAATCAGGGAACCCTTTTCTGTGAACCAATTGGTCATATTCAGGTTGAGGGAGACTATCATGAAAGCTGGCAACCACAACCTATGAGCCCTGTCGCTTTAGAAAAAGCGAAAGAAATAGCCAAAAAAATCACAGATGCCCTTGGAGGCTATGGCATCTTCGGTTGCGAACTGTTTGTTAAAGGGGATGAAGTCTGGTTTAATGAGATATCCCCAAGACCACATGATACAGGAATGGTCACAATGATTTCCCAGAATATGTCTGAATTTGAGATACATTTAAGGGCTATTTTAGGTCTACCAATAGACATTAAAATGGTTGTCCCTGCAGGAGCTTCTTACTGCTTCCATGCATCAGACTGGGGGGTTGCACCTGTGTATGAAGGACTTGAAAAGGCTCTTTCTATTCCTGACACAAAAATAAGAATATTTGGAAAACCAACAACCAGACCAAAAAGAAGAATGGGTGTAGCCCTTGCCATAGGGAATACTATAGAAGAAGCAAGAGAAAGGGCAAAAGCAGCTGCACAGCACATGAGGGTGGTATTATGA
- the purH gene encoding bifunctional phosphoribosylaminoimidazolecarboxamide formyltransferase/IMP cyclohydrolase encodes MKKRALISVSDKRGVVDFAKALVELDYEIISSSGTARVLKENGIPVIEVSEITGFPEIMGGRVKTLHPKIHGGLLAVRDNPEYMKQLKEQGIEPIDIVAINLYPFEETVKKGADLDEIIENIDIGGPAMVRASAKNHKFVTIIVDPDDYDFVISELREKGETTLETRRRFALKAFRHTAFYDSVISAVLNEKFDINEKFPYELSIPVRKRATLRYGENPHQEGAIYISPVEYKGLSIAESEVLHGKEMSYNNFLDVEAAVNLVKEFDTTACVIVKHNNPCGVAVRPAQLEAYKEALARDPKSAFGGIVAFNEPVKLETAKALTEIFLEVIIAPDFEKDAFEYLTQKKKNLRLVKVKNFDKNPEGLEYRRISGGLLVQDRDLRLYERWEVVTKRQPTPEEVEDLLFAWKVVKHVKSNSVVIAKDKASVGIGPGQTSRVDSLETAVKKAKEFGFSTEGAVLASEAFFPFRDSVDEAAKHGIKAIIQPGGSIRDPEVIEAADEHGIAMVFTGMRHFKH; translated from the coding sequence ATGAAAAAAAGAGCCCTTATATCTGTATCAGACAAAAGAGGTGTTGTGGATTTTGCAAAGGCACTTGTTGAGCTTGATTATGAGATAATTTCCTCATCTGGAACAGCAAGGGTTTTAAAGGAAAACGGCATTCCTGTGATTGAAGTTTCTGAAATAACAGGATTTCCAGAAATAATGGGTGGAAGGGTAAAAACACTACATCCTAAAATCCATGGAGGGCTTCTTGCAGTCAGAGATAACCCTGAATATATGAAACAGCTTAAGGAGCAGGGTATAGAGCCTATAGATATTGTTGCTATAAACCTTTATCCATTTGAGGAAACTGTCAAAAAAGGTGCAGACCTTGATGAAATAATTGAGAACATAGATATTGGTGGTCCTGCAATGGTCAGGGCTTCAGCAAAAAATCATAAATTTGTAACAATCATAGTTGACCCTGATGATTATGATTTTGTTATAAGTGAACTTAGAGAAAAAGGGGAAACAACCTTAGAAACCAGAAGAAGATTTGCCCTTAAAGCTTTTAGGCATACTGCATTTTACGACAGTGTAATCTCAGCAGTCCTGAATGAAAAGTTTGATATAAATGAAAAATTTCCTTATGAGCTTTCTATTCCTGTAAGAAAAAGAGCAACCCTTAGATACGGAGAAAATCCTCATCAGGAAGGGGCTATCTATATATCACCTGTTGAGTATAAAGGTCTTTCTATTGCCGAAAGTGAGGTTTTACATGGAAAAGAAATGTCCTACAACAACTTCCTTGATGTTGAAGCTGCTGTAAATCTGGTTAAAGAGTTTGACACAACTGCCTGTGTGATTGTTAAGCATAACAATCCCTGTGGCGTTGCTGTTAGACCAGCCCAGCTTGAAGCCTATAAAGAAGCCCTTGCAAGAGACCCAAAATCTGCCTTTGGTGGAATAGTAGCTTTCAACGAACCTGTAAAGCTGGAAACAGCAAAGGCTCTAACAGAAATATTCTTGGAGGTTATTATTGCACCTGATTTTGAAAAGGACGCTTTTGAGTATCTAACCCAGAAAAAGAAAAATCTAAGACTGGTAAAGGTTAAAAATTTTGATAAAAATCCAGAAGGTCTGGAATACAGAAGAATAAGCGGCGGTCTTCTTGTTCAGGATAGGGATTTAAGACTGTATGAAAGATGGGAAGTGGTAACAAAAAGACAACCAACCCCTGAAGAAGTTGAAGACCTGCTTTTTGCATGGAAAGTTGTAAAACATGTTAAGTCAAATTCTGTTGTGATAGCCAAGGATAAAGCCTCTGTTGGAATTGGCCCCGGACAGACCTCAAGGGTTGATAGTCTTGAAACAGCAGTTAAAAAGGCAAAAGAATTTGGATTTTCAACTGAAGGGGCTGTTCTTGCTTCTGAGGCATTCTTCCCTTTCAGAGACAGTGTTGATGAAGCAGCAAAACACGGAATAAAGGCTATAATCCAGCCTGGTGGTTCAATTAGAGACCCTGAAGTTATAGAAGCTGCAGATGAACACGGAATAGCTATGGTATTTACAGGTATGAGACATTTCAAACATTAA